In the Arachis ipaensis cultivar K30076 chromosome B10, Araip1.1, whole genome shotgun sequence genome, one interval contains:
- the LOC107622655 gene encoding mitochondrial import receptor subunit TOM20 isoform X1, translating to MDLQQNEFDQLLLYEHARKTAEAGYAKNPLDADNLTRWGGALLELSQFQTLPEAKKMIEDAVSKLEEALVVNPKKHGTLWSLGKAHTSQAFLIPDRDEAKVYFDKGAEYFQQAVDEDPSNEQYLKSLEVAAKAPELHVEIHKHSGFAQQQSTGATGATGASTSAGTKIQQLLREEKFDFGATMGSGSGGPGSGLPSHSHGSYASSSSMRKRRKNDEETCFCGLKTLIKKSGTSQNSNRLFHTCPRYRKGSHCNFFKWVEENEHVVVVEGPKGVLKTDVEVEIDYENWKVKLAWRISSLEAEVRVLKMLMCFMFAGLIMVILVGALLCMSYMYR from the exons ATGGATTTGCAGCAGAACGAGTTCGATCAGCTTTTGCTCTACGAGCACGCCCGTAAAACCGCCGAAGCCGGATACGCCAAGAACCCTCTCGATGCCGAC AACTTGACAAGATGGGGCGGAGCTTTGTTAGAGTTGTCACAATTTCAGACTTTACCCGAAGCTAAGAAAATGATCGAAG ATGCTGTTTCGAAACTGGAGGAGGCTCTTGTGGTTAATCCCAAGAAGCATGGTACTCTTTGGTCCCTTGGAAAAGCTCACACCTCTCAAGCATTCTTAATTCCTGACCGTGATGAGGCGAAAGTTTATTTCGATAAGGGAGCTGAGTACTTCCAGCAAGCTGTTGATGAG GATCCTAGCAATGAACAATACCTCAAATCATTGGAAGTGGCTGCCAAG GCTCCTGAGCTGCATGTAGAAATCCATAAGCATAGTGGCTTTGCTCAGCAGCAGTCAACTGGAGCAACTGGAGCAACTGGAGCTTCTACTTCTGCTGGTACTAAG ATCCAGCAGCTGTTGAGGGAGGAGAAATTCGATTTCGGCGCCACGATGGGGAGCGGAAGTGGAGGTCCCGGTAGTGGGTTGCCGTCGCACTCACATGGTAGCTATGCTTCGAGCTCATCCAtgcgaaaaagaaggaaaaacgATGAGGAAACCTGTTTCTGCGGTTTAAAAACTTTGATTAAGAAATCTGGGACATCACAGAATTCAAATAGGTTGTTTCATACTTGTCCAAGATACCGG AAGGGGAGCCACTGCAATTTTTTTAAATGGGTTGAGGAAAATGAACATGTAGTTGTTGTAGAAGGTCCAAAGGGGGTCCTAAAAACTGATGTAGAAGTGGAGATTGATTATGAAAATTGGAAGGTTAAATTAGCATGGAGAATAAGTAGTTTAGAAGCAGAAGTCAGAGTACTCAAAATGTTAATGTGTTTCATGTTCGCTGGTCTGATAATGGTCATCTTAGTAGGAGCTTTACTTTGCATGTCATATATGTACAGGTAG
- the LOC107622655 gene encoding mitochondrial import receptor subunit TOM20 isoform X2, with the protein MDLQQNEFDQLLLYEHARKTAEAGYAKNPLDADNLTRWGGALLELSQFQTLPEAKKMIEDAVSKLEEALVVNPKKHGTLWSLGKAHTSQAFLIPDRDEAKVYFDKGAEYFQQAVDEDPSNEQYLKSLEVAAKAPELHVEIHKHSGFAQQQSTGATGATGASTSAGTKIQQLLREEKFDFGATMGSGSGGPGSGLPSHSHGSYASSSSMRKRRKNDEETCFCGLKTLIKKSGTSQNSNRLFHTCPRYQKGSHCNFFKWVEENEHVVVVEGPKGVLKTDVEVEIDYENWKVKLAWRISSLEAEVRVLKMLMCFMFAGLIMVILVGALLCMSYMYR; encoded by the exons ATGGATTTGCAGCAGAACGAGTTCGATCAGCTTTTGCTCTACGAGCACGCCCGTAAAACCGCCGAAGCCGGATACGCCAAGAACCCTCTCGATGCCGAC AACTTGACAAGATGGGGCGGAGCTTTGTTAGAGTTGTCACAATTTCAGACTTTACCCGAAGCTAAGAAAATGATCGAAG ATGCTGTTTCGAAACTGGAGGAGGCTCTTGTGGTTAATCCCAAGAAGCATGGTACTCTTTGGTCCCTTGGAAAAGCTCACACCTCTCAAGCATTCTTAATTCCTGACCGTGATGAGGCGAAAGTTTATTTCGATAAGGGAGCTGAGTACTTCCAGCAAGCTGTTGATGAG GATCCTAGCAATGAACAATACCTCAAATCATTGGAAGTGGCTGCCAAG GCTCCTGAGCTGCATGTAGAAATCCATAAGCATAGTGGCTTTGCTCAGCAGCAGTCAACTGGAGCAACTGGAGCAACTGGAGCTTCTACTTCTGCTGGTACTAAG ATCCAGCAGCTGTTGAGGGAGGAGAAATTCGATTTCGGCGCCACGATGGGGAGCGGAAGTGGAGGTCCCGGTAGTGGGTTGCCGTCGCACTCACATGGTAGCTATGCTTCGAGCTCATCCAtgcgaaaaagaaggaaaaacgATGAGGAAACCTGTTTCTGCGGTTTAAAAACTTTGATTAAGAAATCTGGGACATCACAGAATTCAAATAGGTTGTTTCATACTTGTCCAAGATA TCAGAAGGGGAGCCACTGCAATTTTTTTAAATGGGTTGAGGAAAATGAACATGTAGTTGTTGTAGAAGGTCCAAAGGGGGTCCTAAAAACTGATGTAGAAGTGGAGATTGATTATGAAAATTGGAAGGTTAAATTAGCATGGAGAATAAGTAGTTTAGAAGCAGAAGTCAGAGTACTCAAAATGTTAATGTGTTTCATGTTCGCTGGTCTGATAATGGTCATCTTAGTAGGAGCTTTACTTTGCATGTCATATATGTACAGGTAG
- the LOC110268069 gene encoding uncharacterized protein LOC110268069 yields MNMMHCSSVVAVPAAIEGGENRFRRYDGSRSGGPSGGLPSHSHSSYASSSSMRRRRKNDEETCCIINHCNFFFREPRKILLPLAWAELKRVNMQLIFMPGYPCYKPSPFASPFCMALNHYLNVIHWKCL; encoded by the exons ATGAACATGATGCATTGCTCGAGTGTTGTTGCTGTTCCAGCTGCTATTGAGGGAGGAGAAAATCGATTTCGACGCTATGATGGGAGCAGAAGTGGAGGTCCCAGTGGTGGGTTGCCGTCGCACTCACATAGTAGCTATGCTTCGAGCTCGTCCAtgcgaagaagaaggaaaaacgaTGAGGAAACCTGTTGTATTATCAACCACTGCAACTTTTTCTTCAG GGAGCCAAGGAAAATACTCCTACCTTTAGCTTGGGCAGAGTTGAAGAGGGTGAATATGCAGTTGATTTTCATGCCCGGTTATCCCTGTTACAAGCCTTCTCCGTTTGCGTCGCCATTTTGCATGGCACTTAACCATTATCTCAATGTAATTCACTGGAAATGCTTATGA